A genome region from Labilibaculum antarcticum includes the following:
- a CDS encoding efflux RND transporter permease subunit, whose amino-acid sequence MKTGFAGQLAKLFINSKLTPLLMVAFMVIGMYSAYLTPREEEPQIDVPIADIFLRYPGASPSEIESRVMQPLEKVVANIPGVEYVYSTSMPGQAMLIVQFYVGEDIERSLVKMYNEIMKHMDQMPQGTSMPLIKTRAIDDVPVLGLTFWSENYNDFQLKRLAEEVNNEIEKVNDVSETKVIGGRSRQVRVVLNREQMSVYNIDPLSIARQIEISNQQIGSGTFNNHDTEYLVETGRFLENSEDVANLVVGVANGSPIYLKQVAEVIDGPEVPSQYVSFGYGKINEAKEVSKGEYPAVTLSVAKRRGSDAMKVAEQILTKIAVLKQNLIPSDVHVEVTRNYGATASDKVSELLMHLLGAIIAVTFVVMLAMGWRGGLVVFLSVPITFALTMFSYYFLDYTLNRITLFALVFVTGIVVDDSIIIAENMHRHFKMKQLPFMQAALRSIDEVGNPTILATFTVIAAVLPMVFVSGLMGPYMSPMPIGASIAMIFSLLVALTITPYLAYRLLRFKVKEDDNEKAFKLEDSMVYKLYSATITPMLESKWKRWSFIGTVIFLLLASTTLVYFQQVAVKMLPFDNKNEFQVIIDMPEGTTLERTAVVAKELAAYISQQENVVDYQTYVGTAAPMNFNGLVRHYDLRRGSNVADIQVNLTHKGERDEQSHDIAKLMRPGLQEIGNKFHANVKVVEVPPGPPVMSTLVAEIYGPNIEGQRKIAAQVKTLFAKTDDVVDVDWLVEDDQTEFQFNVNKEKAMLAGVSTQQVVQTLNMALGGQEVAQLYQEADQDQVGIELRLQEKDRSSIADLKRINILAQSGQLIPLGDIVEINERIKEKSIYRKNQKRVVYVTADVAGKLESPVYGILNIAENLSDIKVPEGYELNEEYTQQPFLEDNYSLKWDGEWQITYEVFRDLGTAFAVVLLVIYLLIIGWFQNYKVPFVMMISIPLSLVGILVGHWLMGAFFTATSMIGLIALAGIMVRNAILLIDFINLRLDDGVPLKEAVIEAGAVRTTPILLTAGTVVIGAVVILFDPIFQGLAISLMGGSIASTFLTLVIVPLIYYMTEKKNYPVIEKKSGVIENENEIS is encoded by the coding sequence ATGAAAACAGGATTTGCAGGCCAACTGGCCAAACTATTCATAAATTCTAAATTAACTCCACTCTTGATGGTCGCCTTTATGGTAATCGGCATGTATAGTGCCTATTTGACGCCACGAGAAGAGGAGCCACAAATCGATGTTCCTATCGCTGATATCTTTCTAAGATATCCTGGTGCAAGTCCATCAGAAATTGAATCGAGGGTAATGCAGCCGCTTGAAAAAGTAGTGGCAAATATACCCGGTGTTGAGTATGTTTATTCTACATCAATGCCAGGACAAGCCATGTTAATTGTTCAATTTTACGTTGGAGAGGATATTGAAAGATCTCTTGTTAAGATGTACAATGAGATTATGAAACACATGGATCAAATGCCACAAGGTACTTCTATGCCACTTATTAAAACGCGAGCAATTGATGATGTACCAGTTCTTGGATTAACATTCTGGAGTGAAAATTATAATGATTTTCAATTAAAAAGATTAGCGGAGGAAGTTAATAACGAGATAGAAAAGGTAAATGATGTTTCGGAAACCAAAGTAATCGGCGGACGTTCTCGTCAGGTACGGGTTGTTTTGAATCGGGAGCAAATGTCTGTTTATAACATAGATCCTTTAAGTATTGCCAGACAAATTGAAATATCCAATCAGCAAATCGGTTCCGGTACATTTAACAATCACGATACAGAATATTTAGTTGAAACGGGTCGATTTCTTGAAAACTCAGAAGATGTTGCAAATTTAGTAGTTGGTGTGGCTAATGGTAGTCCAATTTATCTAAAACAAGTTGCAGAGGTAATCGACGGACCCGAAGTGCCATCGCAATATGTGAGTTTTGGTTACGGAAAGATAAATGAGGCCAAGGAAGTTTCGAAAGGAGAGTATCCAGCAGTTACTCTTTCGGTGGCTAAACGCCGGGGTTCTGATGCGATGAAAGTCGCGGAACAAATTTTAACAAAAATAGCCGTTTTGAAGCAGAATTTAATTCCTTCGGATGTTCATGTTGAAGTAACCCGTAACTATGGTGCAACGGCTTCGGATAAGGTTTCAGAGCTGTTAATGCACTTATTGGGAGCTATTATTGCTGTAACATTTGTTGTTATGTTGGCAATGGGCTGGCGTGGTGGTTTGGTTGTCTTTTTATCGGTACCAATTACTTTTGCCTTAACCATGTTTAGTTACTATTTTCTAGATTACACTCTAAACAGAATAACATTATTTGCTTTGGTTTTTGTCACGGGAATTGTGGTTGATGACTCCATTATTATTGCGGAGAATATGCACCGTCATTTTAAAATGAAACAATTGCCGTTTATGCAAGCCGCTCTTCGTTCCATTGATGAAGTTGGAAATCCAACAATTCTGGCAACTTTCACTGTTATCGCTGCTGTTCTGCCAATGGTTTTTGTTTCGGGTTTAATGGGTCCATACATGAGTCCTATGCCTATTGGAGCATCCATCGCAATGATTTTCTCGTTATTAGTAGCTCTTACTATTACTCCTTATTTGGCTTATCGTTTGTTACGATTTAAAGTAAAAGAAGATGATAACGAGAAGGCCTTTAAATTGGAAGATTCTATGGTGTACAAGCTGTATTCAGCAACGATTACACCAATGCTTGAATCGAAATGGAAAAGGTGGAGTTTTATTGGTACTGTAATATTCCTATTGCTTGCTTCTACGACCTTGGTTTATTTTCAACAGGTTGCAGTTAAAATGCTTCCTTTCGATAATAAGAATGAATTTCAGGTAATAATTGATATGCCGGAAGGAACTACTCTTGAAAGAACTGCTGTGGTTGCAAAAGAATTGGCCGCTTACATTTCGCAACAAGAGAATGTGGTAGACTATCAGACATATGTGGGAACAGCGGCACCAATGAATTTTAATGGTTTGGTTCGTCATTACGATTTGCGTCGTGGATCGAATGTAGCAGATATTCAAGTAAATCTAACTCATAAAGGGGAGCGTGATGAGCAAAGTCATGATATTGCAAAGCTAATGAGACCTGGGTTGCAGGAGATTGGTAATAAATTCCATGCAAATGTTAAAGTTGTTGAGGTTCCACCAGGACCACCTGTAATGTCAACCTTGGTTGCTGAAATTTATGGTCCTAACATAGAGGGACAACGAAAAATTGCGGCTCAAGTAAAAACTCTTTTTGCAAAAACAGATGATGTTGTTGATGTTGATTGGTTGGTTGAAGATGATCAAACTGAATTCCAGTTTAATGTTAATAAGGAAAAGGCAATGTTGGCTGGCGTTTCCACCCAGCAAGTAGTTCAGACCTTAAATATGGCATTAGGCGGACAGGAAGTTGCGCAGTTGTATCAAGAGGCGGATCAAGATCAAGTGGGTATTGAGTTACGTTTGCAAGAGAAGGATAGAAGCAGCATAGCAGACTTGAAGAGAATCAATATTTTGGCACAATCAGGTCAACTTATTCCTTTGGGTGATATTGTTGAGATAAACGAGAGGATTAAAGAGAAAAGCATTTATCGTAAAAATCAAAAACGAGTAGTTTACGTTACCGCTGATGTTGCAGGAAAATTGGAAAGTCCGGTTTATGGAATTCTAAATATCGCTGAAAATTTGAGTGATATTAAGGTGCCTGAAGGATATGAATTGAACGAGGAGTATACTCAACAGCCATTTTTAGAAGATAATTACAGTTTAAAATGGGATGGAGAATGGCAAATTACTTATGAAGTTTTCCGTGATTTAGGCACTGCATTTGCAGTTGTGCTATTGGTTATCTATTTGCTGATAATTGGATGGTTTCAGAATTATAAAGTTCCCTTTGTGATGATGATTTCTATTCCGTTATCTCTGGTAGGAATATTAGTTGGACACTGGTTGATGGGGGCTTTCTTTACCGCTACATCTATGATTGGATTGATTGCCCTTGCCGGGATAATGGTGAGGAATGCAATTCTTCTGATCGATTTTATTAATCTTCGTTTGGATGATGGTGTTCCCTTAAAAGAAGCTGTGATTGAAGCTGGTGCGGTGCGAACAACACCAATATTGCTTACTGCCGGAACTGTTGTTATTGGAGCGGTTGTAATCCTTTTTGATCCTATTTTTCAGGGCTTAGCCATTTCCTTAATGGGCGGTTCAATTGCCTCAACATTTCTGACTTTGGTTATTGTACCTCTTATCTATTATATGACTGAAAAGAAAAATTACCCTGTAATCGAAAAAAAATCAGGTGTTATCGAAAATGAGAATGAAATATCTTAA
- a CDS encoding YgaP family membrane protein, protein MKDRVFRAIVGTMVLVSILLAYYVHINWLLLTAFVGLNLLQSSITKWCLLDDILTKVFKMDN, encoded by the coding sequence ATGAAAGATCGAGTTTTTAGAGCAATTGTTGGAACAATGGTACTTGTTAGTATTTTACTGGCATATTACGTACATATTAATTGGTTGTTGTTAACGGCCTTTGTAGGCTTAAATCTATTACAATCATCAATTACAAAATGGTGTTTGTTGGATGATATATTAACGAAAGTTTTTAAAATGGATAATTAA
- a CDS encoding YecA family protein — protein MIQSTEQAFEILDTQVKGIPYEAIDFLRNQENTKELTKKLVFAFKNAYNGEAYYSDEHRIMLPAPLWYCIVAEKHLSEELFEPLLDMFSVEEDWDLMNEQAVYLVGLLARKFPKEFVGKVLDFIEENIKSDTKKPYLYCFEALYYASDEKFDRIHSILEKDNFHWLDHYIRVLGDLQRADTLQKFKEILSKFEGKHTAVELKYYIDVMEGKVSDFQTGTAFCEMRDPEWKNHYQHLEYIFASSESPIEQSGKINRNDACPCGSGKKYKQCCLKNQA, from the coding sequence ATGATACAATCGACAGAACAAGCATTTGAAATTTTAGATACCCAAGTAAAGGGAATTCCATATGAAGCAATTGATTTCCTGAGAAATCAGGAAAACACCAAAGAGTTAACTAAGAAATTGGTTTTCGCCTTTAAAAACGCTTACAATGGTGAAGCATATTATTCTGACGAGCATAGAATCATGTTGCCGGCTCCATTATGGTATTGTATTGTTGCAGAGAAGCATCTTTCTGAAGAATTGTTTGAACCATTATTGGATATGTTCTCTGTTGAGGAAGATTGGGATCTAATGAACGAGCAGGCAGTTTATTTGGTTGGCTTACTAGCTAGAAAATTCCCGAAAGAGTTCGTAGGTAAAGTGCTTGATTTTATTGAGGAAAATATTAAATCAGATACTAAAAAGCCATATCTATATTGTTTTGAGGCATTATATTATGCTTCTGATGAGAAATTTGATAGGATTCATTCTATTTTAGAGAAGGATAATTTTCATTGGTTAGATCATTACATTCGTGTATTGGGTGATTTACAACGTGCTGATACCCTTCAGAAATTCAAAGAAATTCTATCTAAATTTGAAGGCAAGCATACTGCAGTTGAGTTGAAATACTATATTGATGTGATGGAAGGTAAAGTTTCTGATTTTCAGACAGGTACTGCGTTTTGTGAAATGCGCGATCCCGAATGGAAAAATCATTACCAACATCTGGAGTACATTTTTGCTTCTTCAGAATCACCAATTGAGCAAAGCGGGAAGATTAACCGCAACGATGCTTGTCCTTGTGGATCAGGGAAAAAGTACAAGCAGTGTTGCTTGAAAAATCAAGCATAG
- a CDS encoding DUF4405 domain-containing protein, with product MKDKVSKTTRNYYVDIISLTPFLLMIGTGIIMLIYHTGKPYCTETLSIDGNTWLIIHELFSVISFILVVIHLTIHIDWLKNLFFNKLSDKHKSINITLFIVFSLTALTAFSSWLIVSNTEISEGLRGAHNKLGLLLIIFFSVHITNYFKWLVKMTNQVFSKKKII from the coding sequence ATGAAAGATAAAGTATCCAAAACAACGCGCAACTATTATGTAGATATTATTTCGCTGACACCTTTCCTGTTGATGATTGGGACAGGAATTATAATGTTGATTTATCATACAGGCAAACCATATTGCACAGAAACTTTAAGTATTGATGGTAATACTTGGTTGATAATTCATGAACTTTTTTCTGTGATATCTTTTATTTTAGTTGTGATTCATTTAACTATACATATTGATTGGTTGAAAAATCTTTTTTTTAATAAATTATCAGATAAACATAAAAGCATAAATATTACTTTGTTTATTGTATTTTCATTGACCGCATTAACCGCATTTTCCTCTTGGCTAATTGTTTCCAATACTGAAATTTCAGAAGGATTAAGAGGTGCTCATAATAAATTAGGACTTTTGTTAATTATTTTTTTTTCAGTTCACATCACAAACTATTTCAAATGGTTAGTTAAAATGACAAATCAAGTTTTCAGCAAGAAAAAAATAATATAG